A region of Mammaliicoccus sp. Dog046 DNA encodes the following proteins:
- a CDS encoding cytochrome d ubiquinol oxidase subunit II, with product MDYQYIGITVLWLFLYGYIIIGAIDFGAGFFAFHAKLTKQDHIINNLISRYLNPVWEVTNVFFVFFFVGIVGFFPDSAYYFGSTLLIPGSVALILLTIRGSFYAFENYGQDSKLSWLFLYGATGLLIPASLSTILTIAEGGYIKETHKGVNLDWLTLLLSPYAWAVVFLAIISVLYISSGFLTYYAHKAKDAEAYKLLRQWFLIWAIPMIIICQFVFLSLRQHNEDHFNNAVGSFWWLFGLSIVFFIISVSLIFFRKAHGFAFIMILLQFGTAFFGYGISKLPYILTPYININKAVVNDQMALMLVIVFILGLLLLVPSLILLLRLFIFDADYVKGKK from the coding sequence ATGGATTATCAATATATAGGTATAACAGTACTTTGGCTCTTTTTGTATGGGTATATTATTATAGGTGCGATTGATTTCGGCGCGGGATTCTTCGCTTTCCATGCAAAATTAACAAAACAAGATCATATTATTAATAATTTGATTTCTAGATATTTAAATCCTGTTTGGGAAGTTACGAATGTATTCTTTGTTTTCTTCTTTGTAGGAATTGTAGGGTTCTTTCCAGATTCCGCATACTATTTTGGATCAACATTATTAATTCCAGGTAGTGTCGCTTTAATATTATTAACAATTCGAGGTAGTTTCTATGCATTCGAAAATTACGGGCAAGATAGTAAATTATCGTGGTTGTTTTTATATGGTGCGACAGGATTATTAATTCCTGCATCACTTTCTACAATTTTAACGATTGCAGAAGGTGGATATATTAAAGAAACGCATAAAGGTGTAAATCTAGATTGGTTAACTTTATTGTTAAGTCCATACGCATGGGCAGTTGTATTTTTAGCAATTATATCTGTGTTATATATATCTTCAGGATTTTTAACTTATTATGCACACAAAGCAAAAGATGCTGAAGCATATAAACTATTAAGACAATGGTTCTTAATCTGGGCTATACCGATGATTATTATTTGTCAATTTGTATTCCTATCACTGAGACAACATAATGAAGACCACTTTAATAATGCTGTAGGGAGCTTTTGGTGGTTATTCGGTTTAAGTATCGTATTCTTCATTATTTCAGTTTCACTGATATTCTTTAGAAAAGCACACGGATTTGCATTTATTATGATATTACTACAGTTCGGAACAGCGTTCTTTGGTTATGGTATTAGTAAATTGCCATATATATTAACGCCGTATATTAATATAAACAAAGCAGTAGTTAACGATCAAATGGCATTAATGCTTGTTATTGTATTTATTTTAGGTTTACTTTTACTTGTTCCATCGCTTATATTGTTATTAAGGTTATTTATATTTGATGCAGACTATGTTAAAGGTAAAAAATAA
- a CDS encoding cytochrome ubiquinol oxidase subunit I, whose product MDAVVISRLLTAMTLGFHIIFATVGVGIPLMFAIAEFIGIKKDNPMYIAMAKRWSKGYTITVAVGVVTGTIIGLQLSLLWPSFMQLGGQVIALPLFMETFAFFFEAIFLSIYLYTWDRFKGKWTHFLITLPVIIGGTFSAFFITSVNSFMNTPSGFDFIKGKLMNIDPIAAMFNPSFGIRSFHVIATAFMTAAFILASIAAYRLIKNKFIDDREYHKKALKLTMTVGLIASLLAMLAGDLSAKFLHQEQPEKLAAMEWHFETESKADLVLFGVVDEKKQEVKGAIKIPGALSFLSDSNFNTKVKGLNEFKSDETPPLVIHYFFDLMVFFGVYCFIISALFVVLKWSKKWSQYNKPLLYLAVLTGPLAMLAIEFGWFLAEMGRQPWILRGYLKVAQAATHADGLALVFIAFAILYLILGVSASYVLIRMFSHSKATDDVNKIANRKGEV is encoded by the coding sequence ATGGATGCAGTAGTTATTAGTCGTTTGCTGACTGCAATGACCTTAGGATTTCACATCATATTTGCAACAGTTGGTGTTGGTATTCCTTTAATGTTTGCGATAGCTGAATTTATAGGTATTAAAAAAGATAATCCTATGTACATTGCTATGGCGAAACGTTGGTCTAAGGGTTATACGATTACAGTAGCAGTCGGGGTTGTTACAGGAACAATTATCGGGTTGCAATTATCATTATTATGGCCATCATTTATGCAATTAGGTGGTCAAGTTATCGCTTTACCATTATTTATGGAAACATTTGCGTTTTTCTTTGAAGCTATATTTTTAAGTATCTATTTGTATACTTGGGATAGATTTAAAGGGAAATGGACACATTTCTTAATTACTTTACCGGTAATCATTGGCGGAACTTTCTCAGCATTTTTCATTACTTCAGTGAATTCATTTATGAATACACCGAGTGGATTTGATTTTATAAAAGGGAAATTGATGAACATTGATCCAATTGCTGCGATGTTTAATCCATCGTTTGGCATTCGATCATTCCATGTCATTGCGACAGCCTTTATGACAGCAGCATTTATTTTAGCAAGTATCGCTGCTTACCGATTGATTAAAAATAAATTTATTGATGATAGAGAATATCATAAAAAAGCACTTAAGCTTACAATGACAGTTGGTCTTATTGCGAGTTTACTTGCTATGTTAGCTGGAGATCTTTCAGCAAAATTTTTACATCAAGAACAACCAGAGAAATTAGCAGCAATGGAATGGCACTTTGAAACTGAATCTAAAGCTGATTTAGTATTGTTTGGTGTTGTTGATGAGAAGAAACAAGAAGTTAAAGGGGCAATTAAAATCCCAGGCGCTTTAAGTTTCTTATCAGACAGTAACTTCAATACGAAAGTTAAAGGTTTAAATGAGTTTAAATCAGACGAAACACCACCACTTGTGATACATTACTTCTTTGATTTAATGGTATTCTTCGGTGTATATTGTTTCATCATATCAGCACTCTTTGTTGTCTTGAAATGGTCGAAAAAATGGTCACAATATAATAAACCATTACTTTACTTAGCGGTACTGACTGGACCATTAGCGATGTTGGCAATAGAATTTGGATGGTTCTTGGCCGAAATGGGTAGACAACCATGGATATTAAGAGGTTATTTAAAAGTGGCACAAGCAGCAACACATGCAGATGGTTTAGCACTTGTATTTATTGCTTTTGCGATACTGTATTTAATCTTAGGCGTATCTGCAAGCTATGTACTTATAAGAATGTTTAGTCATAGCAAAGCGACAGATGATGTTAATAAGATAGCTAACAGAAAGGGTGAAGTATAA
- a CDS encoding glutaredoxin family protein: protein MNNVIIYTQDQCPPCQFVKQYFNEKNVAFTEKNIKNQTFKSELIDLDSFSTPTVLINDKVYYQVDIDAFNKALGIE, encoded by the coding sequence ATGAACAATGTGATTATTTATACACAAGATCAATGTCCCCCTTGTCAATTTGTGAAACAATATTTTAATGAAAAGAATGTCGCATTTACAGAAAAGAATATTAAAAACCAAACTTTCAAAAGTGAATTAATAGATTTAGACAGTTTCTCAACACCAACTGTTCTGATAAACGACAAAGTATATTATCAAGTAGATATAGATGCATTTAATAAAGCACTGGGTATTGAATAA
- a CDS encoding metallophosphoesterase — MRIQFPSARIKVSTHTFKSQLKSNLKVVHISDLHIGYYSGIEDLHQLVLRINKLDADIVCFTGDCFDNIKFVPFDLNLVIPLFKTIQSNFGKFFVPGNHDYGSDGIETVIRIMKQSDFHVLINEHKLVKTPQGNILIHGIDDICFGRPNFESSFEGYLHNVDYRICLMHEPDKAHLIDPNINLILSGHTHGGQVRLPFYGAIYTPAFGKLYKSGLYHLRKQQYLYVNRGIGVTRLPIRIFCSPEIAVFNIKNKY, encoded by the coding sequence ATGCGTATTCAATTTCCAAGTGCGCGTATCAAAGTGTCGACGCACACTTTTAAGAGTCAACTTAAATCAAATTTGAAAGTTGTTCACATTTCTGATTTACATATCGGATATTATTCTGGTATTGAAGACTTACATCAGCTTGTGTTGCGCATTAACAAACTAGATGCTGATATTGTTTGTTTTACAGGAGATTGTTTTGATAATATCAAATTTGTACCTTTTGACCTTAACCTTGTTATACCTTTATTTAAGACAATCCAATCCAATTTTGGCAAGTTTTTTGTTCCTGGTAATCATGATTATGGTTCTGACGGTATTGAAACTGTTATACGTATTATGAAGCAATCTGATTTTCATGTATTAATCAATGAACACAAACTTGTCAAAACACCACAAGGCAACATTTTAATTCATGGTATAGATGATATTTGTTTCGGACGACCCAATTTCGAAAGTTCTTTTGAAGGTTATCTTCACAATGTCGATTATAGAATTTGCCTAATGCACGAACCTGACAAAGCACATTTAATAGATCCAAATATTAATTTGATATTATCTGGCCATACACATGGAGGACAAGTGAGGTTACCATTTTATGGTGCCATTTACACACCAGCTTTTGGTAAGTTGTATAAAAGTGGACTATATCATTTAAGAAAACAACAATATTTATACGTAAACAGAGGAATCGGTGTCACTCGCCTACCCATTAGAATATTTTGTTCTCCAGAAATAGCTGTTTTTAATATTAAAAATAAATATTAA
- the ptsP gene encoding phosphoenolpyruvate--protein phosphotransferase, protein MSELLKGIAASDGVAISKAYLLVEPDLSFSSESISDVDGEVEKFKAAVNQSKVELTQIRNNAEKQLGADKAAIFDAHLLVLEDPELLNPIEENIRNNKVNAPTALNEVSTNFITIFENMDNEYMKERAADIRDVSKRVLAHILGVELPNPSMINESVIIVAEDLTPSDTAQLNKEFVKGFATNIGGRTSHSAIMSRSLEIPAVVGTKDITSRVQQGDHLIIDGLSGDVIINPSEDEVLAYEQKQKNFLAEKEELAKLVNDESVSKDGVHVELAANIGTPNDLTGVKNNGAEGIGLYRTEFLYMGRDNMPTEEEQFEAYSKVLKEMDGKRVVVRTLDIGGDKELSYLNLPKEMNPFLGYRAIRLCLDQTDIFRTQLRALLRSSEFGKLNIMFPMIATVQEFRDAKAILLEEKEKLVSEGVKVDDNIEIGIMVEIPSTAALADIFAKEVDFFSIGTNDLIQYTMAADRMSERVSYLYQPYNPAILRLVKQVIEASHKEGKWTGMCGEMAGDNTAIPLLLGLGLDEFSMSATSILKARKQIKQLDQKEMQELASRAINCATEEEVVALVNELA, encoded by the coding sequence ATGTCTGAATTATTAAAGGGTATAGCTGCATCTGATGGTGTAGCTATAAGTAAAGCATACTTATTAGTTGAACCTGATTTATCTTTTTCTAGTGAAAGTATCAGCGATGTAGATGGCGAAGTTGAAAAGTTTAAAGCAGCTGTCAATCAATCTAAAGTTGAATTAACACAAATTCGTAATAATGCTGAAAAACAACTTGGAGCAGATAAGGCTGCGATTTTTGATGCACATTTATTAGTGTTAGAAGATCCTGAGTTATTAAATCCAATAGAAGAAAATATTCGCAATAATAAAGTAAATGCGCCAACTGCATTAAATGAAGTTTCGACGAATTTCATTACTATATTTGAAAATATGGATAATGAATATATGAAAGAACGTGCAGCAGATATTCGTGACGTTTCTAAACGTGTATTAGCGCACATATTAGGTGTGGAATTGCCGAATCCTAGTATGATCAATGAAAGCGTTATTATAGTGGCTGAGGACTTAACACCATCAGATACAGCACAACTTAACAAAGAATTTGTTAAAGGTTTTGCGACTAATATCGGTGGAAGAACTTCTCACTCTGCGATAATGAGCCGTTCTTTAGAAATTCCAGCAGTTGTAGGTACAAAAGATATTACTAGCCGTGTTCAACAAGGGGATCATCTTATTATTGATGGTTTATCAGGTGATGTAATTATTAATCCTTCAGAAGATGAAGTACTTGCTTATGAACAAAAGCAAAAGAACTTCTTAGCTGAGAAAGAAGAATTAGCTAAACTTGTAAATGATGAATCAGTCTCTAAAGATGGTGTTCATGTAGAACTTGCAGCAAATATTGGTACACCAAATGATTTAACTGGTGTTAAAAATAATGGTGCAGAAGGTATTGGTTTATATCGTACTGAGTTCTTATACATGGGTAGAGATAACATGCCTACTGAAGAAGAGCAATTTGAAGCTTATAGCAAAGTATTAAAAGAAATGGACGGCAAACGTGTTGTTGTTCGTACTTTAGATATTGGTGGAGATAAAGAATTATCTTATCTAAACTTACCTAAAGAAATGAACCCATTCTTAGGCTATAGAGCAATTCGTTTATGTTTAGATCAAACAGATATCTTTAGAACTCAATTAAGAGCTTTATTACGTTCTTCTGAATTTGGTAAACTAAACATCATGTTCCCAATGATTGCTACAGTTCAAGAATTCAGAGATGCGAAAGCAATCTTACTCGAAGAAAAAGAAAAATTAGTTTCTGAAGGTGTTAAAGTAGATGATAATATCGAAATCGGTATTATGGTTGAAATTCCATCAACAGCTGCACTTGCAGATATCTTTGCTAAAGAAGTTGATTTCTTTAGTATCGGTACAAACGATTTAATTCAATACACAATGGCTGCTGACCGTATGTCAGAGCGTGTTTCATACTTATACCAACCATATAATCCTGCAATTCTTCGCTTAGTTAAGCAAGTAATTGAAGCATCACATAAAGAAGGTAAATGGACTGGTATGTGTGGTGAAATGGCTGGAGACAACACAGCGATTCCGTTGTTACTTGGTTTAGGATTAGATGAGTTCTCAATGAGTGCAACAAGTATCTTAAAAGCAAGAAAACAAATTAAACAATTAGATCAAAAAGAAATGCAAGAGTTAGCAAGTCGTGCAATTAATTGTGCAACCGAAGAAGAAGTAGTTGCTCTTGTAAATGAATTAGCATAA
- a CDS encoding phosphocarrier protein HPr gives MEQNSYVIIDETGIHARPATMLVQTASKFDSDVQLEYNAKKVNLKSIMGVMSLGVGKDAEITIYAEGSDEKEAIEAITEVLSKEGLTK, from the coding sequence ATGGAACAAAATTCTTATGTAATTATCGATGAAACGGGTATTCATGCAAGACCAGCAACAATGTTAGTTCAAACAGCATCTAAATTTGATTCAGATGTACAATTAGAATATAACGCTAAAAAAGTTAACTTAAAATCAATCATGGGTGTAATGAGCCTAGGTGTTGGTAAAGACGCTGAAATCACTATCTACGCTGAGGGTAGTGACGAAAAAGAAGCAATCGAAGCAATTACTGAAGTATTATCTAAAGAAGGATTAACAAAATAA
- a CDS encoding pseudouridine-5'-phosphate glycosidase, giving the protein MRQYIQFSEEVELAKQKGKAIVALESTIISHGMPYPQNVEMAKNVEQIVRDNGGVPATIAIMNGEIKIGLNDEELETLAQESDVAKVSRRDIAEIIATKKIGATTVASTMICAQLADIKFFVTGGIGGVHKGAEQTMDISADLDELSKTKVTVICAGAKSILDLDKTLEYLETKGVPVVGYQTDELPAFFTRESGLKLNTRMDDVETIAQLAEVHWDLGLDSGIVVANPVPEENQLDPEFINDIIDKAVKIAEQNGIHGKDTTPFLLSEIVDQTNGQSLETNIKLVEHNAKIGTQIAVAFTNLENE; this is encoded by the coding sequence ATGAGACAGTACATTCAATTTTCTGAAGAAGTAGAATTAGCAAAACAAAAAGGAAAAGCAATTGTAGCTTTAGAATCAACAATTATTTCACACGGTATGCCATATCCACAAAATGTAGAAATGGCAAAAAATGTAGAACAAATTGTGAGAGACAATGGTGGTGTACCTGCAACAATTGCAATAATGAACGGTGAAATTAAAATTGGATTGAATGATGAAGAGTTAGAAACACTTGCACAAGAAAGTGATGTTGCTAAAGTATCACGAAGAGATATCGCTGAAATAATTGCTACTAAAAAAATAGGAGCGACAACAGTTGCTTCTACAATGATTTGTGCACAACTGGCCGATATTAAATTTTTTGTAACAGGCGGTATCGGTGGTGTACATAAAGGCGCAGAACAAACGATGGATATATCAGCAGATTTAGATGAGCTTTCCAAAACGAAAGTAACGGTCATTTGTGCAGGTGCAAAATCAATTTTAGATTTAGATAAAACGCTTGAATATCTGGAAACAAAAGGGGTACCAGTTGTTGGATATCAAACAGATGAACTTCCTGCATTTTTCACTAGAGAAAGTGGCTTGAAATTGAACACACGTATGGACGACGTTGAAACAATTGCACAGCTCGCGGAAGTACATTGGGATCTTGGATTAGATTCAGGTATCGTTGTTGCAAATCCAGTACCAGAAGAAAATCAATTAGACCCAGAATTCATTAATGATATAATAGATAAAGCAGTAAAAATAGCAGAACAAAATGGCATTCATGGGAAAGATACGACACCATTTTTATTAAGTGAAATTGTGGACCAAACGAATGGTCAATCATTAGAAACAAATATCAAACTGGTTGAACATAATGCAAAAATTGGAACACAAATCGCAGTTGCATTTACAAACTTAGAGAACGAATGA
- a CDS encoding carbohydrate kinase: MNANEKVILNLIKENPFISQLELSEKVGLSRPAVANIISGLVKKEYVQGKAYVLNEQNPIVCIGGANIDRKFHCSEQLMKGTSNPVTSESSIGGVARNIAENLGRLGEDVILLTTSGNDAEWQHIADLSSPFMNVDYVENISGESTGNYTALLDDEGNMTLGFADMSIYDKITPEFMIKKTFILNKATCIIADLNCPKETLEFLCSYAEKQHIQLVLVAVSGPKMKRLPTNLHAVEWLILNKDEVETFVGKTADTMEELQEYVNEIKMLGPKNIIVTSGNETILYKGSEGNMSFGVNKVDPIVDVTGAGDAFSSALIYGWLKSYDIQQIVQLAQANAAKTIQTTYTVRQDLDRTQLNKDMEAIK, encoded by the coding sequence TTGAACGCAAACGAAAAAGTGATTTTGAATTTAATTAAAGAGAATCCATTTATTTCACAACTTGAATTATCAGAAAAGGTCGGGCTATCAAGACCGGCTGTGGCAAATATTATTTCCGGACTTGTTAAAAAAGAATATGTACAAGGTAAAGCTTATGTATTAAATGAACAAAATCCAATCGTATGTATTGGTGGCGCAAATATAGATAGAAAATTTCATTGTTCTGAACAACTTATGAAGGGAACATCAAATCCTGTCACTTCTGAATCATCCATCGGTGGTGTAGCGAGAAATATTGCTGAGAATCTTGGACGGCTGGGTGAAGATGTCATTCTTTTAACAACATCTGGGAATGATGCAGAATGGCAGCACATTGCAGATTTATCATCTCCATTTATGAATGTAGATTATGTTGAAAATATTTCAGGTGAGTCAACAGGTAATTATACTGCATTATTAGATGACGAAGGCAATATGACATTAGGGTTTGCTGATATGTCTATATATGACAAAATCACACCTGAATTCATGATTAAGAAGACATTTATTCTGAACAAAGCGACATGTATTATAGCAGATTTAAATTGTCCAAAAGAAACTTTAGAATTTTTATGTTCTTATGCTGAAAAACAACATATTCAACTCGTATTAGTTGCAGTATCAGGACCAAAAATGAAACGACTTCCTACGAATCTTCATGCTGTTGAATGGTTAATTTTAAATAAAGATGAAGTAGAGACGTTTGTTGGGAAAACGGCCGATACAATGGAAGAATTACAGGAATATGTTAATGAGATTAAAATGTTAGGTCCTAAAAATATAATCGTAACTTCAGGTAATGAAACGATTTTATACAAAGGTTCAGAAGGTAACATGTCATTCGGTGTGAATAAAGTAGATCCAATTGTTGATGTAACTGGTGCAGGGGATGCATTTTCTTCAGCACTTATTTATGGGTGGTTAAAATCATATGATATTCAACAAATTGTACAACTAGCGCAAGCAAATGCAGCTAAAACAATACAAACAACATATACAGTAAGACAAGATTTAGACAGAACACAACTCAATAAAGATATGGAGGCAATCAAATGA
- a CDS encoding DUF697 domain-containing protein, which translates to MGIFNKVTTKAGNKAFGIEEIKKRSELPTTQDEILQRRKQAKELIHKKSLMSSAANIVPIPGLGVGMDIKLMGDIIEDINKIYGLSHKQVNKMQDDVKQKILTSAAMKGSQFVGQKVTNAMVKVFFRSIVKREAAKQSRWIPLVGQAVAGSISYYLMKKMGEDHIKKCETVIEDFLE; encoded by the coding sequence ATGGGTATTTTTAATAAAGTCACTACAAAAGCGGGAAATAAAGCATTTGGAATTGAAGAAATTAAAAAACGTTCTGAATTGCCAACAACACAAGATGAGATTTTACAAAGAAGAAAACAAGCTAAAGAATTAATTCATAAAAAATCATTAATGTCATCAGCTGCAAATATTGTTCCTATTCCAGGATTAGGTGTTGGAATGGATATCAAACTTATGGGCGATATTATTGAAGATATAAATAAAATTTATGGCCTAAGTCATAAACAAGTCAACAAAATGCAAGATGATGTTAAACAAAAAATATTAACATCAGCAGCGATGAAAGGTAGTCAATTTGTTGGACAGAAAGTAACGAATGCAATGGTTAAAGTATTCTTTAGATCAATTGTTAAACGAGAAGCGGCAAAACAATCTAGATGGATACCACTTGTTGGTCAAGCAGTTGCAGGTTCAATCAGTTACTACTTAATGAAAAAAATGGGTGAGGATCACATTAAAAAATGTGAGACAGTTATTGAAGATTTTTTAGAATAA
- a CDS encoding class I SAM-dependent rRNA methyltransferase — protein sequence MKQLMLKRGKEDKYLRGYPLVEKDDVFDMPKMDEGELIALVDAGKNFIATAYYGEQNKGIGWVLSLNSTEKIDHEFFVNLFKAAKEERNYYNQVDGINAYRLFNAEGDGIGGLTIDYYDEHLLIQWYSVGIYRLKDRILPAIKEVFEYQSIFEKRRFKGMETSSDFVAGDAPEFPYVVEENRLFYNINLDDGPMTGIFLDQKDVRKKLKDQYSKDKDILNLFSYTGAFSVAASEHAKSTTSVDLANRARPLTEANFGLNTMDLNNNHIFIMDVFDYFKYALRHGLSYDVVVVDPPSFARNKKKTFSVQKNYPELIEGAVELLNEQGTLVLSTNSSAFPQKAFKKMINQTLDEMDLDYTILDVMGLPKDFKSHPHYKPSKYLKVVFVQING from the coding sequence ATGAAACAATTAATGCTTAAAAGAGGTAAAGAAGATAAATATTTAAGAGGATATCCTCTTGTAGAAAAAGATGACGTATTTGATATGCCGAAGATGGATGAAGGAGAGTTAATTGCCTTAGTAGATGCAGGTAAAAACTTTATTGCTACAGCATATTATGGAGAACAAAATAAAGGTATTGGATGGGTGTTATCACTTAATTCAACTGAGAAAATCGATCATGAATTTTTCGTGAATCTGTTTAAAGCAGCAAAAGAGGAAAGAAATTATTATAATCAAGTAGATGGTATTAATGCTTACCGTTTATTTAATGCTGAAGGTGACGGTATTGGCGGTTTAACGATTGATTATTATGATGAACATTTATTAATTCAATGGTATTCAGTTGGTATTTATCGCTTGAAAGATAGAATATTACCAGCAATTAAAGAAGTATTTGAATATCAATCAATATTTGAAAAAAGAAGATTTAAAGGTATGGAAACAAGTTCTGACTTTGTTGCAGGTGATGCACCTGAGTTCCCATATGTTGTAGAAGAAAATCGTTTATTCTATAATATTAATCTTGATGATGGACCAATGACAGGTATTTTCCTTGATCAAAAAGATGTCCGTAAAAAATTAAAAGACCAATATTCAAAGGATAAAGATATCCTTAATTTATTCAGTTATACTGGTGCGTTTTCAGTTGCAGCAAGTGAACATGCGAAGTCGACGACAAGTGTTGATTTAGCAAACCGTGCTAGACCTCTAACTGAAGCTAACTTTGGTTTGAATACAATGGACTTAAATAACAATCACATCTTTATTATGGATGTATTTGATTACTTTAAATATGCATTAAGACATGGCTTAAGCTATGATGTCGTTGTTGTGGATCCACCAAGTTTCGCTAGAAATAAGAAAAAAACATTCAGCGTACAAAAAAATTATCCTGAATTAATTGAAGGCGCTGTTGAATTATTAAATGAACAAGGAACACTTGTTTTAAGTACAAACTCAAGTGCATTTCCACAAAAAGCATTTAAAAAAATGATTAATCAAACGCTAGATGAGATGGATTTAGATTATACAATCTTAGATGTAATGGGATTACCTAAAGACTTCAAGAGTCATCCACATTATAAACCTAGTAAATACTTGAAAGTCGTATTTGTTCAAATAAATGGTTAA
- the auxA gene encoding lipoteichoic acid stability factor AuxA yields MSIKKKSWEVHFSHIIGIFILITGLLILFNAPRIKDYNIKDSSEIHIRNIGDFFVAFFDELVRILNHYIGGMPVVTSIIILLLGIFVLLIGRTLRRTTNYDYDISIFYIGLTILFMVVIMMTMFQVYSFASFLFIIPFAIHIGYVVYKNELDPTNRKYHYLWIIISYGLCYFISQFAMNHNIDAKNVKPIDVMSVNLFFILLWCFSQMSVWVSLYLRRSLPVSDEDIESSNDEKYSRVKNNLVTSKILNMSQGFYQKLQNFKQATLEKFNSDEAIAKRKQRNERWKEIIKIEDEDIPKWMRRPKWLKKSYIEWICTAVLFLFTFIEFNNRNGLFLSGEWHLSQIQYVFEWLTLFILLLLIILYAYFNYTTNYKNKNNFGKLFVVSALFFEIATTFFVSAIQTSQFSVFITPISFLLFLFITPAFIIHLKKSF; encoded by the coding sequence ATGTCTATAAAGAAAAAGAGCTGGGAAGTTCATTTTAGTCATATTATAGGTATATTCATTTTAATAACTGGATTACTTATACTATTTAATGCACCACGAATAAAAGATTATAATATTAAAGATTCTAGTGAAATTCACATTAGAAATATTGGAGACTTCTTTGTTGCTTTTTTTGATGAATTAGTAAGAATTTTAAATCACTATATCGGTGGCATGCCGGTTGTCACATCAATCATCATTTTATTATTAGGGATATTTGTATTATTGATAGGACGCACATTAAGAAGAACTACAAATTATGATTATGACATTTCGATATTTTATATCGGATTAACCATTTTGTTTATGGTTGTCATTATGATGACGATGTTCCAAGTATACAGCTTCGCATCATTTTTATTCATCATTCCGTTTGCTATACACATTGGATATGTCGTTTATAAAAATGAATTAGATCCAACGAATCGTAAATATCATTATTTATGGATCATTATTTCATATGGTTTATGTTATTTTATTTCTCAATTTGCGATGAATCATAATATAGATGCGAAAAACGTTAAACCAATTGATGTAATGAGTGTCAATTTATTTTTCATATTATTATGGTGCTTCAGTCAAATGTCGGTATGGGTAAGTTTATATTTAAGAAGATCATTACCTGTAAGTGATGAAGATATCGAATCGTCAAATGATGAAAAATATTCACGTGTTAAAAACAATCTTGTTACAAGTAAAATTTTAAACATGTCTCAAGGCTTTTATCAAAAATTACAAAACTTTAAACAAGCAACATTAGAAAAGTTTAATTCTGATGAAGCCATTGCGAAGCGTAAACAACGTAATGAAAGATGGAAAGAAATTATAAAAATAGAGGACGAAGATATTCCAAAATGGATGAGACGTCCTAAATGGTTAAAGAAAAGTTATATAGAATGGATATGTACAGCAGTATTATTCCTATTTACATTTATAGAATTTAATAATCGTAACGGGTTATTCTTATCTGGAGAATGGCATTTATCACAAATACAATATGTATTTGAATGGTTGACTTTATTCATCCTTCTTCTATTAATTATTTTATATGCTTACTTTAATTACACAACGAATTATAAAAATAAAAATAATTTCGGAAAATTGTTTGTCGTATCAGCTTTATTCTTTGAAATTGCAACTACGTTCTTTGTATCAGCAATTCAAACATCTCAATTTTCAGTGTTTATAACACCAATTTCATTTTTATTATTCTTGTTTATTACACCAGCATTTATTATTCATCTAAAAAAATCATTTTAA